The window ccggacgtcagcaagctaggtatcccagagtagtagctttaaccttatttgatatcccagagggaaaccctgatatctcagagcaaaaccctgctatcccagagggattacttactgttagacatcccagagggaaaccctgctatcccagaggaattacttaggaagagtttttggataaattttatacaGCGAGGTACATAGTTcctactctgggatacccctccccttaggacATCCATACTACCCTCCGTTACCTTGGTGTACCAGTGacaggaaagacaatcttgtttggtgacaaccagtTGGTGATTACTAGCTCAACAGAACCTTAGTCACCCAtaaacaagcgtcataaTGCATTGTCCTATCATCGCGTTCGtgaggcaattgcagcaggagttgttgatttccagaaaatcttGGGAGCCGAAAACGTGGCGGATGTGCTCAGTAAGCACTGGGGTTTTCAACAGGCATGGCCAGTCCTTAAGCCACtcttgttctggcaaggtGATACATCAAATTGTgtgttacgtagtacaaccaacgtacgtacgaaagacaggaaaAACGCagtttcgacaaagtctggtaaacgaaggttgggcgttattacgaacgacctgtgatacacctaagcaagcctagggactgtaaaactcaacttgcttatgacgctccccacgggttagacagcggatacgaggacctatgctaatgcaatatttggatcaatgactttctaaaacaatgagaggaagattattctactactagtccatcagGCTAGGGaggtccagttcactggactACCAATGGATTgttcttcaaaaagaatACTACTTatgggttcgggtccttcgctgtatactatagcggacttcgttagtatgaccctacaccagtgaacaaagctagcactggtacactcacttctacctccgtaggtagtgtcctcggggactgacgagggtttgattagccccccccccccccccccggCACTGCTTTAAGCCGGGCAGTAAGTCCGTCtcaaccggaatcagggctgaggtcttcaggcctattggtatttctacctcacctGACTAGAgcaacccgtagtcacgaagcggccctgccgacaagccctgaagactccaagggggtttcggcaccggcgactccgaggaagtagggaagcCACGAGTAACTTACCGAAAAACCCTgtagcagtactagtgggtcctcggtaccagttagcgtgaggaagtagggaagcggctttcaaacaatgtgtcgcacaagccgataaatatcaccttaagtgatacctctgacacttatacaacacgaatggatgtaaGCGATTAgttctcaaaattcacggagctcgtggaaaATTGAGAACGACCTTAAGTAGACTTAAGGGTGTTTACCAGTAACGACTGTGCAAatgagcagcagtggtttgacgtgctgtcaagactgttaatctgttacgtagtacaaccaatgtacgtacgaaagacaggaaaAACGCagtttcgacaaagtctggtaaacgaaggttgggcgttattacgaacgacctgcgatacacctaagcaagcctagggactgtaaaactcaactcgcttacgacgctccccacgggttagacagcggatacgaggacctatgctaatgcaatatttggatcaatgactttctaaaacaatgagaggaagattattctactactagtccatcagGCTAGGGaggtccagttcactggactgccgttaccatgttccagataatcttactcacatgTACAAGTCTACttcttctaaatataaatcccacacagaatcttgtaGCGAGTATTCATCCCTCCTTGATTACTCCCTCAtaatttgtgggactggatcctatcattcatttgtataatcctttcctgtatcctcttccaaaggattccCATAATCGTCCCGCGAATACAtcgtgtcgtacaataaggccgacacaaattCAACGGTTCCATCGCCATCCTCAACATGATCACCACCCACGTTCCTGTTGGTATCTTTTACCTGTCGCACAGAcatgtcgcgatggtgtataccgtaacactccccatcggcctgtcTTGATGTATTCGAAAActttacctcacattttgacGTATCGCCTTGCCAGAAAAGGAGGGGCTTCAATACAGGCCACGCTTGTTGGAATCCCCAATGCTTACTGAGAACATCTGCAACATTATCTGCTCCCAGGATCTTGTGGAACTCAACAACACCAGCTGCAATAGCCTCTCGTACTCTGTGGTAAGAAAGAGCgttgtgtcgcttgttgaGTGGAGACTGGGATTCCGTTGAGCTAGTAATCACGGACTGATTATCTCCAAACAACACTGATTTCTCCGTGATAGGAACTCCAAGGTAGCGCATTGTAGTACGTATGTCCATGATTTGTTCAACAGCGATGCGCGCTGCGACAAACTCAGATCCATATGTGGCGGTTTCAACCGTAGCCTGTTGCTTGGAATACCATTCAAAAGGAGTTTGATTGATGAGATGCAGGACACCCGTAACCGATCGACCAGTGATCATATCATGGTAGAGATTGGCATCCACATAACAGGTGAGTGTGACGTGTCTTCCCAAAGGCGTAGGAGCGTTGCCAGGTATGAGTTCCTTGACGTTACCATATACGGATGTTGCCCAGCTATGTACTTTCTTGGGTAACATCGAGTAATCCGATTCATCCGTACGGACCCGTATAGCACCTGCTTTCATTTTCCTAACGTAACCATAGATCCTTTTGAGTCGATCTAGGTGGCCCTCGCGAGGCGCAACACGGAACCGCGACATACTCATGACGGCAGTAGCTATATCAAAGCGACCGAGGGTGATAAGCCACTGTAAACTACCGATGAGTGATTGGTACTGTTTAATCCCATGGTCGTCGAGTTCAGAGGTGGAGTCTAACTCCGGGTGGTCCCCCTTTTCCAAAGGCAATGCAAACATCTTGGGCTGCTCATCGTACATTCGTTTGTATTGTTCCATCATACGAGCGATGTACTTCTTGGGGTGATAGTACAGGGTACCATCCTTATATCACGTTTGAACATACATCCTAGGTGATAATCCAACGGTCCAACTCCCTTGAGTTTGTACTTGTGCGTCTCCTTGAGTTGGCACATGATGTGCTCTGGATCATGGGCTGCCACTGCAATGTCATCAACATACACAGCAATATACTCATACACACCGGAATTCTCCCTCATCCATACATCTGAGTCAGCTTTGCTTGCCGTGAAACCAAGGTCTCAAAGGGTATCCGCAAAACGCTTGTGCCAGCGCAATCCGCTACTCCTGAGTCCGTACAGGGCCTTGTTAATCACCAGGATATGTCCTTCAAGGTctgcaaattctggaccGGCGACTACGAAGACCTTCTCCTTGGTCTTGGCCTCAAGATACGCGTTTCCTATGTCAGCTCCCCACAGCTTTAGGTTGTTGCGCTCAGCTAGGAATATGACAATTCAAAGGCTTCTGAGTGAAACGACTCCTGAATAGACACTCTCATTTGGTACTGGGGTTAGATGACCACCTGCCaccatcctggccttgtgtcTGCCATCATGCTTGACGTCATATACGGTATGGATACGGATCTTCTTGTATCCCTCAGGTGCGTTCTCAACATGTTGACCTCGGATAGTGGCCTTGCCTTTATCAATGAAGGTGTTGTACTTGTGCAATTGTGCTCTCTCGGTACTCTCAGCGTCTTGCCATTTACTATTTCCGTTGCCCTTATCAATGCTGACTGCCTCTTTGTGGTCACGAGGGATCTGATATCCGAACTTCAGTACGGGAGCGCGTCGACCATTATGAAGCCGGGCTTGGTGTGCAAGTCGTTGGAATGTAACATTTCTGATTGCAAGGCGCTTGAACTGTTTCCAACCTGGTGTATCTAGGAGGCCCTGTCGTTTAGCATAGGTAGCGCATGTAACAGGATTGTCGGCCCGGATAACATCTAGGGGTTCATAcgtagactccccagtttcccagtGTACAAGTACATTGAATCTAGATCCTTTGTAGTTCTTGTCGTTAGGGGAAAGAGGTCCTTCGTGCGCCACAATGTCCTTGAAACTCCATTTACGGTCAGTATCATGAAGTTCTTTGTCTAGATCCGTCTCGagtttatctagaatttcgttgtaatttcgtcgtattcaccATCATTTATTTCCACAAGAAAATTCACATCAGAAGGTTTGTCTGGGTCAATGATTTTTCGGGTGATACGAGCTCGAAAACGTTCTCCATTATCGTGTGAATCCGTGAGAAACGTGCGACCGATGAGATCGTCGGGAGTGAAACCAGGTAACTCCTTCaaggcataggaattttgattttctgttctacgcgacttgataaagttgatgggcttagaaatactctccccatcctgtgtcGCAAGACGGAGGTTGGTTTCAGAGGGGACAGACGCGGATCGCACACTAGAACGGAATAGGATGCGGTTGGTGTCTTCGGTAAGGATCTTATAGGTGAGAGCGTCACCTACAGAATctgcgatgccgacgaaaCGACCACGTTTTTCGGTACCATCGGACGGGAAGGTGACATCTTCGATCCTATAATAAACAGGTTCCCAGAAAGAGAACTGGaggagaacactgatatcaggggtTGATCCGTTGAGAATTTCCAACGGAGTTCTATTATCTAGAGATTCGTGCGCAAGATGGTTAAATACATAGCATATGTAAGTAACACAGAGTAACCAGGTAGAATTGGGCGCGCCTGTTTTATTGAGAACGTTGTTCGTGTTGGCCTCAATGGTAGCGATGCGTCATTCAGCGAAGTTCTGGTGCTGATGATGTGGTTCGCTTTGCCACTGGTCAATGTGGTAAGCCCGTGTAATGTCAGTAACCTTTTTACTGATCTCAGCTTGAGCACGGTCGCTGATGAGCTTATCCATGGCCCCACGGTAACGGATATGATCCTCTAGGGCGTTGACAAATTCTTTGTCGGTTTTCATGGGGTAGACGTCAGTGACCAGGGAACGTCTCCCTACAAAAAGTTGCGCATACTTTGCTCCGTTGTCGACGGCAGGGGTGTCGGACCAGATTGTATCTGTGGCAACGGCCTCATTGCGTCAATGGACCTTTAAAGCCGGGAAACGAGACTTGAAATGTTTACGTAGAGGTGCATTATAGACCTCACGCGCATATTGAGTGGTtgcaaaaatggttttgCGAACGGTATCACTGGAGACCCATGCCAGGCAAGGACGGAGGGCATCATAATCATGTTCATTGCGTTGGACAGCATGCTTGTTACACGTAAGTATACGGTCGAGAGCATCGTGACGTTGAGAATTACAGATGGCAACGTGTCGGTGCATGTATTGGCCGAGATTGTCAAATCGTGGCTCAATATATGGCATGCCAGGTAAGTCATGGATGTCGGTATGCCATTCAGCCTTCATGTCGATTTCGTTGTCGAGAACTGATGGGTCCCAGTCAACGTCAGAAGTAAGAACAACATGGGGAAGGGAATGAAGTTCATGACTGGTGGGTGCGCGCATATCCATGTACGGAAGACCCTGTCGTATGTTTAGTGGGATGATGTAATCATCCAGGGTAACAATACGTTGGTTGCCGCCCACGGTACGAGACCGATCTTGAACACAATTGTGGCAATGTTCAAGTTGGGCGCTGGAATGGATGGTTTTACCTTTACCAAGATGCGCGTATTGATGCATGATAACAACAATGGGCCCTCGTTGCGATTCGACAAGACCGGCAGCCGTGACAATGTCTAGATTGGACAAGGTATGTTCATTTATACCGGTTATGTTGGCTGAACGTCCAGTTTTGTGCAGTACGGTAACATCACTCCCCGCAAGTCCACCGTTGGCACCGCGATCGACAAGTGCAGATGTGGTATTTTGTACTGTGTGTCGGGAGACTTGGTACTGTAACACATTTGACTGAAGTGACTTGGTGGTACCATGAGGACGGAGGGAACCCGTTGATACGGTGTTGCGTGACGCTGCAAGTACCTTACGTATGTCGCCTGGATCCATACGTCCAACCCGATCAGAAAGATGTGCTAGGAGTTCCGTTTCTGGTGCACAATCATGAAAGGTATCcacgggagttccattgtTGTCGTCCGGGGCTGCGTCGCGACTGCCAGTTGCATGTACATGCGCCATCAAGGGACGTGCCAATCCATTACTAACCGGGAGAACCTTAGCTGGGGCAGCCAATCCCTGAAGTATAGCCTTAGCATCATCTGAGAGCTGGTTCCACATATCTCTAGGGATATAAGGTCGTTCACGGTTAGTGGGCGTACTATGATGTCGGTTATTAGTACAATTCTCCCTGCGGGCATGCGCATTGGCTTCATAGAGTACGGAAGGTGACAAGTCAATATTGTAGTTAACATCCGGATCAGTGTCAAAGTCTGTAGGATGGTAAGAAAGATCAGTAGAATGAATACTACGCTTTTCCTTGGGACTACGGGAATTAGAGAAGTTGTTTCCTTTATTGTAGAGTGACGCTGAAGCAAGTAGAAGACTAAGGTAACTCTCGTAGCTAATAGGATTACCTCCTTTGGCTAGGTCAAGAGTGGCTGTGATCTTCACTTGACAAAGTTCCGGTACATTGTGgacagcattctccaaaagactaaGACACAGTTGCTTTGGGAGTTGCTCAGCCATTGGTACAGTATTGTGGTAGATACAAAGGTGGTTCTTCCAATGAAGGATAAATCCTTCTGCTGTGCCTGTCCATGAGGATCCATATTTCGCCGTAGTTAGGTAACCAAGCGTGGTGGCTGAACTGATCTTCGCACTTGCTGATTCCGTATAGTGTTTGACAACTTTACAAAACACTTCTTGCGCATCGAAGTCAAAGCTGGGTTCTCAAACGAGGTTCTTACCCATATCTGTCTGCAGTGTGTGTTCTAGTGCAGAGTACACAAActtcttttgctcttcgAAAAGTGCTTTGTCAGAGGGCTCTGTAAGAGCATACATTGGGTCAAGGACCTTTTCAACATTATGCGAGACTGCAGTGACCACAAACAAACGGTAGAAGTTATCCCAGTACTTGTCATCCTTGAGTACGGGATAATGCGTTTTGTCACATTTAACGCCACGCCTGAAGTCGTCAGCAGCAGATCGCACTTTAGGGGTGATGCTCGTTGAGGTGGGGGCCAAAGTCGAGGGACTATTGGTTGTCGATACCTGGCCAAGTGCTGATCCTCGATACTGAACAAAGTCTTCGTTGTTCAACGCAATGAGTTCCGAAGGCTTCATGGGGCTCcccttttgccgttcaagGGATGCTTGCCAACGTAGAAAATGACGCAGGATTTGTCGATGCGCCATGAGCAGTGGGATCCGTGGGTTGTCTACACCGTCAATAGGCGTGGGAGACTTGTAACCGAGGGCATCGAGTTCGTTCTCAAAGATAGAGAGAATGTCGATGGCTGTTTCGTATCCCTGCTGTTGGAAGCTAAGACGGATAGGGTGTTCTTGGGACAACAAGAGAATGTTATCCAAGATGTGTGCATAGACAGCCTCGCTTGTCATTTGCCGGGTGGCAGGTACCATTGTGGGCTGGGTAGCCGGACCAATAGATTGTTCTTCAAGAAAAATACTACTTatgggttcgggtccttcgctgtatactatagcggacttcgttagtatgaccctacaccagtgaacaaagctagcactggtacactcacttctacctccgtaggtagtgtcctcggggactgacgagggtttgattagcccccccccccccccccggCACTGCTTTAAGCCGGGCAGTAAGTCCGTCtcaaccggaatcagggctgaggtcttcaggcctattggtatttctacctcacctGACTAGAgcaacccgtagtcacgaagcggccctgccgacaagccctgaagactccaagggggtttcggcaccggcgactccgaggaagtagggaagcCACGAGTAACTTACCGAAAAACCCTgtagcagtactagtgggtcctcggtaccagttagcgtgaggaagtagggaagcggctttcaaacaatgtgtcgcacaagccgataaatatcaccttaagtgatacctctgacacttatacaacacgaatggatgtaaGCGATTAgttctcaaaattcacggagctcgtggaaaATTGAGAACGACCTTAAGTAGACTTAAGGGTGTTTACCAGTAACGACTGTGCGAatgagcagcagtggtttgacgtgctgtcaagactgttaatctgttacgtagtacaaccaatgtacgtacgaaagacaggaaaAACGCagtttcgacaaagtctggtaaacgaaggttgggcgttattacgaacgacctgcgatacacctaagcaagcctagggactgtaaaactcaactcgcttacgacgctccccacgggttagacagcggatacgaggacctatgctaatgcaatatttggatcaatgactttctaaaacaatgagaggaagattattctactactagtccatcagGCTAGGGAGGTCCAGTTCACTGCACTGCCgttaccatgttccagataatcttactcacatgtacgagtcttcttcttctaaatataaatcccacacagaatcttgtaGCGAGTATTCATCCCTCCTTGATTACTCCCTCAtaatttgtgggactggatcctatcattcatttgtataatcctttcctgtatcctcttccaaaggattccCATAATCGTCCCGCGAATACAtcgtgtcgtacaataaggccgacacaaattCAACGGTTCCATCGCCATCCTCAACATGATCACCACCCACGTTCCTGTTGGTATCTTTTACCTGTCGCACAGAcatgtcgcgatggtgtataccgtaacATTGTGAGGTGAAGACTTTTAAGACCACCAAGCAGGctgatggggagtgttacggtatgcctccttgcgacatgtctcatggacatgattcacctaacatggatgtcgcaagtgtgaatcaaaactatgcacatggagttaaggaggcgcgcacagaaatattgtcagccttatttcgtggccacatggactcacaataaagggagcatttgtacaattgctaaGTTTCTGGAGGTGCATGTctttagtccttacttgtcggtttacaagaccaaggtacagtgaaatacaATCGGaacataggagatacaaTTGCAGGAACAAAAGGGGTACcacgaaccacatggtgggattgaacaagatcctatactcaccataggtattgtgcaaggaacttatagttccgaaagtatatatacatgtgaaagaaaggttgcctattgagattatggcagctgtggaagatcaaagatttgatggcattttgtgggattgttcactggactgaacaacggattgactagtttgtagaaggtaatcacccactcattgttttataagttcattgatccaaattgcattctacgcataggtccttgtatccactgtctACCCTGTGGGGAGTGTTGTCAAtgagttgagttttacagtccctaagtctcttaggtgtattgcaggttgttcgTCTCAACacccacctttgtttaccactcactgtcctaacagcaatctgtcctacggttgtgctttcgtagtactccgtaacagtTTCCGAAACCGAGTACCTCTACATGACCAAGGGATTAGCGGCCTTGTaggacaatcaagaaagagagcaaacaaaacaagcaaggGTCAATCAAGATACAAGAATTTGAAAGGTTGTTCCCTTTATTGTATAGAGAAGCAGATGTAAGCAATAGACTCAGGTAACCTTTGTAGTTGAGAGGAGTGCCTCCTTTAGCTAAGTCTAAAGTGGCGGTGATCTTGACCTGGCGGAGTTCAGGGATGTCGTGTACACCGATTTCAAGCAAACTGAGGCAAAGCTGTTTAGGCAACTGCTCTGCCATAGGGACCATCGGCTTGCAGGCTCGACAGAGCAtcggtttgaatcgcaaacggccaaaagcaaatgtttctGAAGATGACGTCTATCAGTCGTGTGGATGATTTTCATACCCGCGAGACTAGGTGATCTAGCCATCCCCGAATGCTGCATGGAGTCtctagatacaatgatgtattgtgcgttggagagaacacGACGGAACGGATTGTGTtctgacggtggcaacggaaaGGGACagacaatacttattgcctgcctaacggatgtaaatggatgtgctccattttccgcggcatgcatgttatgaaaaGTATTTCTAGTTCCACTATAAttatatgtgagcgcgcgtcatggtataaggatactatgacggaagacaGATATTTGTGTACAGTTGAGTTTGTTTCtaaggttttgttgtatcaTGGCAAACCAAAGGAGCTTGTTTGTAGCACTAATTCTTTAATCAATGTTaataagttctttgatccgtactgctaGTTcacgcataggtccttgtatccgctgcctaatccaaggggagcgtcgccagcaagtagagttttacagttcctaagtcccttaggtgtattgccggttgttcATCATAACGCCCTCCCCGTTTACCAGGCTCTCTCTCTAACAGTGCTTCTGTCCAAACGGTGTACATTTGTGTATATCATAACAGGCACAATTCTAGGACtttattgttgcagttctATACAATCAACTACGAAAGTATGTTGGATCCTGCGAAACCTCAGGCACAATTCTGGCCTtttatcgttgcagttttctacgtcataacgcccaacctttTGCTGaccagactttgtcaacACAGCATTTTCCTGTTTCTCGTAGTTACATTGGTTGTAGTAGGCAACAACAAGTCTATAGTACATTGTTCAACGCCTACAAATACAATCCTTAGTTCCTTAGGTACAATTCTAGCCTGCCGTTTTTGTTGCCTTACCTAATAGAGCATGCCACACTCTCCCAAGACATTTCAGAGCACGGCTAACATAATGGTAGCATATGTTTTATTCAGATCTGACTGCAATCTATAGTTCTAGCTAGAGATTTGGAAAATGTCCTTTGTTGAGGATAGGTCCTCAATATAGGACACAAGTAGACTGAACACTAGCACTCACATCACTTGGGACTAATTTTTATATAGTCATGTATAGTCATAATTCTGTGGAAATTCACCTCCCTTAGGTTCAT is drawn from Phaeodactylum tricornutum CCAP 1055/1 chromosome 25, whole genome shotgun sequence and contains these coding sequences:
- a CDS encoding predicted protein; protein product: MSVRQVKDTNRNVGGDHVEDGDGTVEFVSALLSFVITPNLRLPDFVETAFFLSFPLPYFLTLTGTEDPLVLLQGFSSGEVEIPIGLKTSALIPVETDLLPGLKQCRGGGGGLIKPSSVPEDTTYGGRIYSEGPEPISSIFLEEQSIGPATQPTMVPATRQMTSEAVYAHILDNILLLSQEHPIRLSFQQQGYETAIDILSIFENELDALGYKSPTPIDGVDNPRIPLLMAHRQILRHFLRWQASLERQKGSPMKPSELIALNNEDFVQYRGSALGQVSTTNSPSTLAPTSTSITPKVRSAADDFRRGVKCDKTHYPVLKDDKYWDNFYRLFVVTAVSHNVEKVLDPMYALTEPSDKALFEEQKKFVYSALEHTLQTDMASAKISSATTLGYLTTAKYGSSWTGTAEGFILHWKNHLCIYHNTVPMAEQLPKQLCLSLLENAVHNVPELCQVKITATLDLAKGDFDTDPDVNYNIDLSPSVLYEANAHARRENCTNNRHHSTPTNRERPYIPRDMWNQLSDDAKAILQGLAAPAKVLPVSNGLARPLMAHVHATGSRDAAPDDNNGTPVDTFHDCAPETELLAHLSDRVGRMDPGDIRKVLAASRNTVSTGSLRPHGTTKSLQSNVLQYQVSRHTVQNTTSALVDRGANGGLAGSDVTVLHKTGRSANITGINEHTLSNLDIVTAAGLVESQRGPIVVIMHQYAHLGKGKTIHSSAQLEHCHNCVQDRSRTVGGNQRIVTLDDYIIPLNIRQGLPYMDMRAPTSHELHSLPHVVLTSDVDWDPSVLDNEIDMKAEWHTDIHDLPGMPYIEPRFDNLGQYMHRHVAICNSQRHDALDRILTCNKHAVQRNEHDYDALRPCLAWVSSDTVRKTIFATTQYAREVYNAPLRRRSLVTDVYPMKTDKEFVNALEDHIRYRGAMDKLISDRAQAEISKKVTDITRAYHIDQWQSEPHHQHQNFAE